The Theropithecus gelada isolate Dixy chromosome X, Tgel_1.0, whole genome shotgun sequence genome includes a window with the following:
- the ZIC3 gene encoding zinc finger protein ZIC 3 isoform X2 gives MTMLLDGGPQFPGLGVGSFGAPRHHEMPNREPAGMGLNPFGDTTHAAAAAAAAAFKLSPAAAHDLSSGQSSAFTPQGSGYANALGHHHHHHHHHHHASQVPSYGGAASAAFNSTRDFLFRQRSSGLSEAASGGGQHGLFAGSASSLHAPPGIPEPPGYLLFPGLHEQGAGHPSPTGHVDNNQVHLGLRGELFGRADPYRPVASPRTDPYAAGAQFPNYSPMNMNMGVNVAAHHGPGAFFRYMRQPIKQELSCKWIDEAQLSRPKKSCDRTFSTMHELVTHVTMEHVGGPEQNNHVCYWEECPREGKSFKAKYKLVNHIRVHTGEKPFPCPFPGCGKIFARSENLKIHKRTHTGEKPFKCEFEGCDRRFANSSDRKKHMHVHTSDKPYICKVCDKSYTHPSSLRKHMKCCPAWYPGQSLIPDEELDTDVGMQQPALHNTTYPKCRVNAEPTVQEMIY, from the exons ATGACGATGCTCCTGGACGGAGGCCCGCAGTTCCCTGGGCTGGGAGTGGGCAGCTTCGGCGCGCCGCGCCACCACGAGATGCCCAACCGTGAGCCGGCAGGCATGGGGCTGAATCCCTTCGGGGACACAACCCACGCagccgccgcggccgccgccgctGCCTTCAAGCTGAGCCCTGCCGCGGCGCACGATCTATCTTCAGGCCAGAGCTCGGCTTTCACGCCGCAGGGTTCGGGCTACGCCAACGCCCTgggccaccatcaccaccaccaccaccatcatcaccacgcCAGCCAGGTGCCCAGCTACGGCGGCGCTGCCTCTGCCGCCTTCAACTCAACGCGCGACTTTCTGTTCCGCCAGCGCAGCTCCGGGCTCAGTGAGGCGGCCTCGGGTGGCGGGCAGCACGGGCTCTTCGCCGGCTCGGCGAGCAGCCTGCATGCTCCACCTGGCATCCCCGAGCCCCCTGGCTACTTGCTCTTTCCTGGGCTGCATGAGCAGGGCGCTGGGCACCCGTCGCCCACAGGGCACGTGGACAACAACCAGGTCCACCTGGGGCTGCGTGGGGAGCTGTTCGGCCGTGCTGACCCATACCGCCCAGTGGCCAGCCCGCGCACGGACCCCTACGCGGCCGGCGCGCAGTTTCCTAACTACAGCCCCATGAACATGAACATGGGCGTGAACGTGGCGGCCCACCACGGGCCCGGCGCCTTCTTCCGTTATATGCGGCAGCCCATCAAGCAGGAGCTGTCGTGCAAGTGGATCGACGAGGCTCAGCTGAGCCGGCCCAAGAAAAGCTGCGACCGGACCTTCAGCACCATGCATGAGCTGGTGACACATGTCACTATGGAGCATGTGGGGGGCCCGGAGCAGAACAACCACGTCTGCTACTGGGAGGAGTGCCCCCGGGAGGGCAAGTCTTTCAAGGCGAAGTACAAACTGGTCAACCACATCCGAGTGCACACGGGCGAGAAGCCCTTCCCATGCCCCTTCCCGGGCTGCGGGAAGATCTTTGCCCGTTCTGAGAACCTCAAGATCCACAAGAGAACCCACACAG GTGAGAAACCTTTCAAATGTGAATTTGAAGGCTGTGACAGACGCTTTGCCAACAGCAGCGACCGTAAGAAGCACATGCATGTGCATACCTCGGACAAGCCCTATATCTGCAAAGTGTGCGACAAGTCCTACACGCACCCGAGCTCCCTGCGCAAACACATGAAG tGTTGTCCTGCTTGGTATCCGGGACAGTCTCTAATTCCTGACGAAGAACTTGATACTGACGTTGGTATGCAGCAGCCAGCCCTCCATAACACTACCTATCCTAAATGCAGGGTTAATGCCGAACCTACTGTGCAAGAAATGATTTACTGA
- the ZIC3 gene encoding zinc finger protein ZIC 3 isoform X1, protein MTMLLDGGPQFPGLGVGSFGAPRHHEMPNREPAGMGLNPFGDTTHAAAAAAAAAFKLSPAAAHDLSSGQSSAFTPQGSGYANALGHHHHHHHHHHHASQVPSYGGAASAAFNSTRDFLFRQRSSGLSEAASGGGQHGLFAGSASSLHAPPGIPEPPGYLLFPGLHEQGAGHPSPTGHVDNNQVHLGLRGELFGRADPYRPVASPRTDPYAAGAQFPNYSPMNMNMGVNVAAHHGPGAFFRYMRQPIKQELSCKWIDEAQLSRPKKSCDRTFSTMHELVTHVTMEHVGGPEQNNHVCYWEECPREGKSFKAKYKLVNHIRVHTGEKPFPCPFPGCGKIFARSENLKIHKRTHTGEKPFKCEFEGCDRRFANSSDRKKHMHVHTSDKPYICKVCDKSYTHPSSLRKHMKVHESQGSDSSPAASSGYESSTPPAIASANSKDTTKTPSAVQTSTSHNPGLPPNFNEWYV, encoded by the exons ATGACGATGCTCCTGGACGGAGGCCCGCAGTTCCCTGGGCTGGGAGTGGGCAGCTTCGGCGCGCCGCGCCACCACGAGATGCCCAACCGTGAGCCGGCAGGCATGGGGCTGAATCCCTTCGGGGACACAACCCACGCagccgccgcggccgccgccgctGCCTTCAAGCTGAGCCCTGCCGCGGCGCACGATCTATCTTCAGGCCAGAGCTCGGCTTTCACGCCGCAGGGTTCGGGCTACGCCAACGCCCTgggccaccatcaccaccaccaccaccatcatcaccacgcCAGCCAGGTGCCCAGCTACGGCGGCGCTGCCTCTGCCGCCTTCAACTCAACGCGCGACTTTCTGTTCCGCCAGCGCAGCTCCGGGCTCAGTGAGGCGGCCTCGGGTGGCGGGCAGCACGGGCTCTTCGCCGGCTCGGCGAGCAGCCTGCATGCTCCACCTGGCATCCCCGAGCCCCCTGGCTACTTGCTCTTTCCTGGGCTGCATGAGCAGGGCGCTGGGCACCCGTCGCCCACAGGGCACGTGGACAACAACCAGGTCCACCTGGGGCTGCGTGGGGAGCTGTTCGGCCGTGCTGACCCATACCGCCCAGTGGCCAGCCCGCGCACGGACCCCTACGCGGCCGGCGCGCAGTTTCCTAACTACAGCCCCATGAACATGAACATGGGCGTGAACGTGGCGGCCCACCACGGGCCCGGCGCCTTCTTCCGTTATATGCGGCAGCCCATCAAGCAGGAGCTGTCGTGCAAGTGGATCGACGAGGCTCAGCTGAGCCGGCCCAAGAAAAGCTGCGACCGGACCTTCAGCACCATGCATGAGCTGGTGACACATGTCACTATGGAGCATGTGGGGGGCCCGGAGCAGAACAACCACGTCTGCTACTGGGAGGAGTGCCCCCGGGAGGGCAAGTCTTTCAAGGCGAAGTACAAACTGGTCAACCACATCCGAGTGCACACGGGCGAGAAGCCCTTCCCATGCCCCTTCCCGGGCTGCGGGAAGATCTTTGCCCGTTCTGAGAACCTCAAGATCCACAAGAGAACCCACACAG GTGAGAAACCTTTCAAATGTGAATTTGAAGGCTGTGACAGACGCTTTGCCAACAGCAGCGACCGTAAGAAGCACATGCATGTGCATACCTCGGACAAGCCCTATATCTGCAAAGTGTGCGACAAGTCCTACACGCACCCGAGCTCCCTGCGCAAACACATGAAG GTTCATGAATCTCAAGGGTCAGATTCCTCCCCTGCTGCCAGTTCAGGCTATGAATCTTCCACTCCACCCGCTATAGCTTCTGCAAACAGTAAAGATACCACTAAAACCCCTTCTGCAGTTCAAACTAGCACCAGCCACAACCCTGGACTTCCTCCTAATTTTAACGAATGGTACGTCTGA